From a region of the Alnus glutinosa chromosome 1, dhAlnGlut1.1, whole genome shotgun sequence genome:
- the LOC133865393 gene encoding stemmadenine O-acetyltransferase-like, with translation MKFDVQVISVDTIKPSSSTPGNLRHYTLSFIDQITPSIFMPFLLFYPRDAVANLSNKERQSRIKQSLSEALTLFYPLAGRVKDNYHVDCNDEGVHYMEAKAACKLSEFLEDPNPAEHNKLLPYELDDVSEVALAVQLTTFHCGGIVIGLAFAHKVLDASSFFLFLNSWAAIARGSSNVATPQFESATIFQPVPVPSFIVPRGSPGKDKIAVKRFVFEGSAIAALRDKYSTDDTSIEYPRPTRVEALTAFIYNRFLAATQPDPNKLYVLSHVSNVRKRLDPPLSENYFGNISVGTGFVISRDTEDAFHRVVIPLRDAMRKVDMDYVKSFQESGGGRSNFLVENTERLRKGEVAISLAFTSLCRFPVYEADFGWGKPVWVASARLLYKNLVGFFDMKSGNGIEVWINLDEEDMAKFEVDKELLAYVSSAKVSGV, from the coding sequence ATGAAGTTTGACGTCCAAGTTATCTCTGTCGACACCATCAAACCCTCTTCGTCCACCCCTGGCAACCTAAGGCATTACACTCTCTCCTTTATTGATCAAATTACACCTTCGATTTTCAtgccttttcttctcttttaccCGAGAGATGCTGTTGCTAATCTCAGCAACAAAGAACGCCAAAGCCGGATTAAGCAATCCTTATCCGAGGCCTTGACACTATTTTACCCGCTAGCAGGACGGGTTAAAGACAATTATCACGTTGATTGCAACGATGAGGGCGTCCACTACATGGAAGCCAAGGCCGCGTGCAAACTTTCCGAATTTCTTGAGGATCCAAACCCAGCTGAGCACAACAAACTCCTGCCATATGAACTGGACGATGTCAGTGAAGTAGCCTTAGCCGTCCAACTCACCACCTTCCACTGTGGTGGGATCGTGATAGGTCTGGCCTTCGCCCACAAGGTTTTGGAtgcttcttcattctttttgttCCTCAACAGTTGGGCAGCTATTGCACGTGGTAGTAGCAACGTAGCGACTCCACAGTTTGAATCGGCCACAATCTTCCAGCCGGTACCTGTACCTAGCTTTATTGTACCTAGGGGTAGTCCGGGAAAGGACAAGATTGCGGTAAAGAGATTTGTCTTCGAGGGGTCTGCTATAGCGGCTCTAAGAGACAAATACAGCACCGACGACACCAGCATCGAATACCCGCGCCCCACTCGCGTGGAGGCCTTAACTGCTTTCATATATAATCGCTTCCTTGCCGCCACCCAACCGGACCCCAATAAGCTGTACGTCCTATCTCACGTATCGAACGTGCGCAAGAGGTTGGACCCGCCCCTTTCTGAAAATTACTTCGGAAACATTTCGGTGGGCACAGGCTTTGTAATCTCCAGGGACACTGAGGATGCGTTTCACCGCGTTGTTATTCCGCTGAGAGATGCGATGAGGAAAGTCGACATGGATTATGTGAAAAGTTTCCAAGAGAGTGGTGGGGGGCGCTCGAATTTTCTCGTAGAGAACACGGAAAGATTAAGGAAAGGAGAGGTGGCGATCTCGCTAGCCTTCACCAGCTTGTGCAGGTTTCCTGTTTATGAGGCGGATTTCGGTTGGGGAAAGCCTGTGTGGGTAGCCTCGGCTAGATTGCTGTACAAGAATCTAGTTGGTTTCTTCGACATGAAATCAGGGAATGGAATAGAGGTATGGATTAACTTGGATGAGGAAGACATGGCTAAATTCGAAGTCGACAAGGAGCTCCTGGCGTATGTTTCATCGGCAAAAGTTTCTGGCGTGTGA